Within the Actinomycetota bacterium genome, the region TCATCCCACGCCGACCGATCGAACGAGGAGGTGATGCGGGGTCTCGGTTGAACCGCGCATAAACGACAGGATCCGGTCGCCGCAGGTGCGGCTGGTGGGCCCGGACGGGGCGCAGATCGGGGTCGTCCAGACGCAGGACGCGCTCCGGCAGGCCCGAGAGCTGGATCTCGACCTGGTGGAGGTGGCAC harbors:
- a CDS encoding translation initiation factor IF-3; the protein is MNDRIRSPQVRLVGPDGAQIGVVQTQDALRQARELDLDLVEVA